The genomic interval AAAAAAACTGAAAACGGAATGGAAGTGAAGTGTACCGAAGAAGGAAAAGAAATGTGCAAAGATGTTAAAAAAGGATGCTGTGAATAAGCATCCGATTTTTTTATTTTAATGATAAATACAGTTTTATTGATAGAATTAAACTAAAATAAGAAGTTATTCATAATTAAAAAGATTATTAATAATCATCATCCATAATGATTCTCTATAATTGCTTTAAAATATAAACAAGCTGAAGATAAGCAAATTGGGAGTAATAAAATGAATCCCGTATTAGAAAATATAAAAAACAGAAGAAGTACCAGAAAATACCTTCCTGAACAAATTAAGAAAGAAGAGCTGGATATAATACTTGAAGCAGGAATATATGCCCCATCAGGACATAATGACCAGGCCTGGCATTTCACAGTAGTGCAGAATAAAGAACTAATTGACTCGATGAGTGAAGAATCTAAAAAAGCCATGGCAGAATTACCAATTGATTGGATAGCTAAAATGGGCAGATCGGAAAATTTACACATTTTTTATAATGCTCCAACAGTAGTAGTTGTATCTGGAAAAAAAGATGCTACTTCACCCTTTGCTGATTGCTGTGCTGCCATTCAGAACATGTTGCTGGCCGCAGAAAGTATTGATATTGGATCCTGCTGGATAGGCCTGGCCAGATTTTTCTATGAAAATCCAGAAAATTTGAAAAAATTAAACATTCCTGAAGGTTATGAGCCCCATTACTCCGTTTGTTTTGGTTACAAAGCCATATCTACTTCAAATGCGCCTGAAAGAAACAGAGATGTATTAAATTACATCAAATAATATGAAAAATAGACTAAAAAAAGTGAATAATAAAAAAAGGGATTTAAAGTGAATAAAATGAAAGTCATTGCTATTAATGGTAGTCCTCGGAAGAAATGGAACACCTCACAGCTTTTAAATAAAGCATTAGAAGGGGCCAAATCCCAGGGAGCTGAAACAGAATTAATAAATTTATATGATTTAGAATATAAAGGATAAAAGTTGTTTTTCATGTAAAACAATTGGTAATAAAATCTATGGAAAATGTTCAATTCAAGACGACTTAACATCAGTTTTAGAAAAAGTTAAGGAATCTCAGGCCATTATACTCGGTTCTCCTATTTATTTTGGGTCGGTCACAGGTGAAATGAGATCTTTCATGGAACGCTTGTTCTTCCCCTATCTCACTTATACCAACCCTCCAGAATCACTTTTCCTAAATAAAATTAATGCAGGATTTATTTACACTATGAACATTCCCGAAGAGGATATAGTTGAATATGGATACAATGTACAAATTACAAATAATGAACATTATTTAAAAATGTTATTTGGATCAGGAGAATCACTTCTAAGCTGTGATACCTATCAATCCAAAGATTATTCCCAGGTTCTGGCCACACGTTTCAATGCAGAAGAAAAAGCAAAAAGGAGAGAAGAAGTATTTCCTCAGGATCTAAAAAAGGCCTTTGAAATGGGAGTTAGATTTGCTAAAAATCCCTAATTAATTTAACCATTTTAAAATAATTTATAAAATATCAAAGAAAGAAAAACAATTTAATTCCTTTTTTTAAGCCTTTTTTTAAAAATAGGAGATCCACAGATTTCACAATCATCAAAAGAATAAGTATCATCATATTCCTTTTTGCATCCCTTGCAAACCTTTTTCCACCCATAGATTCTCTGAATTCCTGAAGTTAAAACAGTTTTAAAGGGAATTTCGAGCAATTTAGAAACATTTTGAATAGAATAATCATCAGTGATTAAAATAACACTGCCCTGGGCCTTTTTTATATGGATAGCTAAGGCTAAAAGCTTTTTATCTGTTTTGGAAAGTCTTAAAATATCCCCAGATTGTTTAATAATGTTTTCCACTTTGGCCATGGATTCTGTATCCGGCTCAACAATCTTTAGGAGTTCATCCTTCAGGGCATTTTTCATAATCATTTTTGACTGAATATCTTTTAGTTCTTCAGTGACCTCAGAAATAGTGAAATTATTTTTATCTGATGGCTGGTAGCCACCAATAAATGCAGAAGCATCTAAAACTTTAAAATTTTCTCTCATATTACTCCTCATTATCATTAAAAGTATTAAAACCATTTTGAAAAAAACGTTTTAAAACTAGTTATTTATGGAAAAAAACCTCTTTTTTAATTTTTTAATACATTAGACTGTCATAAATATCGTATTACATTTAAGCAAAAACTTTTTAAGTGTTAAAAAACATATGTTATTCAAGGGTAGGGTAATGGACTCTCAAACTCATTATAGTTGCTAAAATTAGGATTAGAACCGCCTCCAATCCAATTTTACTCCCTACCCTACAATTATAATATAAATTTTTATTACTTGCTTTTTTGTGAAATATAAGGATAATATAAAACTTTTTATTTGATTTTAAGGAAAAATTTTATAATGAAGTTGTCTGTAATTTGAATCTTCAGATATTATTATTATTAATAATAATAATAACATTCTATTTTAATGATTTTTTTAGATTTTTAATAATACTTTTATAATATCTGATTGATGTTTATACTATTAATAGTTCAAATTATAATCAATTACAGAATTATTAAATTATTAGTATTAGTCTAATTAATTATAATCCGATAAATAAATGATTAAAATATATGCCCTTGTTTAATTAAATTCTTAAAGGACGATTATTATGAAAAGTCAAAGTATGGAAAGTCACCGAAAAAATGTCCCTAGTGAAATTAAATGTGGAGTTATAACGCTTAGTGATTCTAAGTTTGATGATTATCAAAAAAACAAAAACAGCAGTAGTGATTTATCTGGCCATCTGCTGGTAGAAAATTTAAAACCCAAATATGAGCTAGCGGATTATTCTATAATCCCTGACGATTCAAAAATGCTTTTAGAAACCCTTGAAGAAATGATCATCTCTAAAAATATTGATGTGATTATTACCACCGGAGGTACAGGTATTGGAAACAGGGACATAACTGTGGAAACTCTAAAAGAGATATTTGAGAAAGAACTTAGTGGTTTTGGTGAAATTTTTAGAGCAGAGTCTTACAAAGAGCTGGGAGCTGGAGCAATACTCAGCCGAGCCACCGCAGGAGTTTATAAAAATTCAATTATAATTGCAATGCCCGGATCTCCAAATGCGGTTCAATTAGGTATTGATATAATTTTTAATGAATTAGGACATCTGGCCCGGCATTTAAAAGAATAAATAGAATAAAAAGAATTTAAAATTGAATAGGTCTAAAATGAATAAAAATATTAAAATAAAATATAATTATTCAAATTAAATAATTATTTAAAAAATTAATTATTTTTTCATAAACTCTTCAATAGAAATTAAAGGTTCTAATTTAACTCCTTTTTTATTAAAATTATCCTGAGCGCCTTCACATCGATCAACAACTACAAATGCTCTTTTTACAAAGCCACCATTATCTTCAATGGCATCTATGGCCTTTAAAAGTGAGTTTCCAGTAGTAGTAACATCTTCCACAACAATTACATTGTCGTTTTCACTCAAGTCACCCTCAATAAGCTTTGAAGTTCCATAGCCCTTCTTCTCCTTCCTTATCATTAGAAGAGGAATTTTAGAATGCAGTGCAACTGCAGTGGCAATGGGAACCGCTCCTAAAGCAGGTCCTGCAATTTTATCAATATTATCCTTTTCAATTTTAGAATTTATAATTTCTGCAATTGTTTGGAGAATTTCTGGATCCGTGATAGCTCTTTTCATATCCACATAGTAATCGCTCTCTTTTCCAGAGGATAAAATAAATTTTCCAAATTTTACTACCTGATTTTTCTCCAGCAAGTCCATTAAATGACTTTTCTGATTACTTTGTTCTTGCATGATTTACAGACTCCTTTCTGAGTATAATAACAATCCGAACATACTATGGCCCCACATAGAGAACAAGTATTCATTCTTCCTGCTTTACCACATAAACTACATATTCCAACTAATTGCACCAAAAACACCCCGAAAAGACATAATTTCGATATTAGTATTTGAATACTGGTAATAATTAAAAAATATGTAAAAATAAAAACTAGAATATTAAAAATTTAATTATAGCATAATAACCCTAAATTCAAGTTTTACTAATTAATAAAACTAATTAAATGAAATAAAGAGTAATGGAAAATTTAGGGAAATTATTCTACTCCACTTTTAAGTAGAACTTTATCTCCAATTTTTTTTACCATATCAAAAGGAACAATGGTCTCCCCTTTAGACAATCCCAGTCCTTCTGAAATTCCACCCTTGCTTAAAACAAGCGCTTCAATTTTTCTTGTCTCAGGATCAGTTTCCACGTCTTTTACTTTACCAATAATCGCTGCAGAACTGTCCAAGACCTCTTTACCAACAATTTCTTCCACAATCCTCATATTATCACCATTAGCTTATTTGTATGGCAAATTATTTAAATATATTTAATTTATCCCAAAACAAAAAAATAGAAAAAAATCTGATATTGATTTTATTGAGCAAATTAATTAATATCACTTAATTTGCAGTTAAAAATTAATTTTAAAAATAAATTAAAAATAAATGAATTGAAAGGATTACATTCCTTCAAAACATTTATCTAAATGTTCTTTGGCCATAGGTTTGGTTAATAAAGTTATTGCTACTGTAATAATAGCTGCTACAGGGAGTCCAAGTACAATAGGATCCATAACATTCCACGGCATTCCAGTAATAAGTGTAGCTTTTCCAAACATGAAATTACATAATCCAAGAGCTACTGCAGACTTTTTGTAAACAAATAGTAACCAGAATACACTTACAATAGTTCCACCAACCATTCCAGCAATTACGCCAGTAGTGGTGGCCCGTTTCCAGTAGACCGCACAAACATACATGGTCAAAAAGGCCCCTGCTGTGAGTGAGAACCATAGTGCAGTTCCTACAGCAACAATGTTCGCGGGAAGAGTGAA from Methanobacteriaceae archaeon carries:
- a CDS encoding nitroreductase family protein gives rise to the protein MNPVLENIKNRRSTRKYLPEQIKKEELDIILEAGIYAPSGHNDQAWHFTVVQNKELIDSMSEESKKAMAELPIDWIAKMGRSENLHIFYNAPTVVVVSGKKDATSPFADCCAAIQNMLLAAESIDIGSCWIGLARFFYENPENLKKLNIPEGYEPHYSVCFGYKAISTSNAPERNRDVLNYIK
- a CDS encoding NAD(P)H-dependent oxidoreductase, producing the protein MKVIAINGSPRKKWNTSQLLNKALEGAKSQGAETELINLYDLEYKG
- a CDS encoding flavodoxin family protein, giving the protein MQDDLTSVLEKVKESQAIILGSPIYFGSVTGEMRSFMERLFFPYLTYTNPPESLFLNKINAGFIYTMNIPEEDIVEYGYNVQITNNEHYLKMLFGSGESLLSCDTYQSKDYSQVLATRFNAEEKAKRREEVFPQDLKKAFEMGVRFAKNP
- a CDS encoding ribonuclease VapC, with protein sequence MRENFKVLDASAFIGGYQPSDKNNFTISEVTEELKDIQSKMIMKNALKDELLKIVEPDTESMAKVENIIKQSGDILRLSKTDKKLLALAIHIKKAQGSVILITDDYSIQNVSKLLEIPFKTVLTSGIQRIYGWKKVCKGCKKEYDDTYSFDDCEICGSPIFKKRLKKRN
- a CDS encoding MogA/MoaB family molybdenum cofactor biosynthesis protein codes for the protein MKSQSMESHRKNVPSEIKCGVITLSDSKFDDYQKNKNSSSDLSGHLLVENLKPKYELADYSIIPDDSKMLLETLEEMIISKNIDVIITTGGTGIGNRDITVETLKEIFEKELSGFGEIFRAESYKELGAGAILSRATAGVYKNSIIIAMPGSPNAVQLGIDIIFNELGHLARHLKE
- the pyrE gene encoding orotate phosphoribosyltransferase, producing MQEQSNQKSHLMDLLEKNQVVKFGKFILSSGKESDYYVDMKRAITDPEILQTIAEIINSKIEKDNIDKIAGPALGAVPIATAVALHSKIPLLMIRKEKKGYGTSKLIEGDLSENDNVIVVEDVTTTGNSLLKAIDAIEDNGGFVKRAFVVVDRCEGAQDNFNKKGVKLEPLISIEEFMKK
- a CDS encoding orotate phosphoribosyltransferase, which codes for MQLVGICSLCGKAGRMNTCSLCGAIVCSDCYYTQKGVCKSCKNKVIRKVI
- a CDS encoding PRC-barrel domain-containing protein, with product MRIVEEIVGKEVLDSSAAIIGKVKDVETDPETRKIEALVLSKGGISEGLGLSKGETIVPFDMVKKIGDKVLLKSGVE